The genomic window TGTTGGAAACTCAACATTTATTAACTGTTTGGAActcaataaagaaagaaatatataaacatacaaaacacacacacacacataccaaaaaaacaaacactgctACGTTTCTACAATTTCAGTTGTCTCCAAGTAGAtacagtgtatacagtatatgttgacAGTTGTTGTTGAGTCTTCTAATGTTTGagcatttgtagtcttttctgtCACTGAAACCCAATCTATGAcacggctattgaactacaacaaCAGTTCTTTGTTCTTCTAATGTTTGAGCTACAGCAGCACCAATAGATGTTGAGCGCCTCATATCACTCTCCAATAGGTAGTTTATCGGTCATGTAAaagtgtttaaagggacactgcaggaaatggtcaaaaaaggtactgcaactatgctgctcattgaaactgggttgcatattgccaaatttgatcttttcatgaaagtttactaagtaataaactgatattttctagtatgagcaaagtacagtcattattacagctaaaaaacaatatttctggaaattcaaaatggcggacgatggagaagatcctccttttcatgtatgaaaagtgcaattttcccagtcataatgaatacttagaatttgatggtggtggtaaatattcatgaaaaaggtaacattagtgaatggacagcatgaattctggaaataaacaactaaaaatctcacacagtgtccctttaatacacaGGTGCATTGAGACATCGATGACTTCAGTCACGTCAcaacaccaaaataaaaaaaattaaaatctaAAAGGTATGCTAGAGAGTGCTCTTGGTCTTCGCTACAGGGTAGTCGCTGTCAAGTAGCCCAGTGTCTCTTGTTCCTTATAATGTTTGAACCACCAATAATATACATTAGAGACAAGTGTCTGGCGCACTGCATGTTAAAGGCGGCAAATTATCCCACAGTAAATTCAgtcttttatttaaaaaaaacaaaaatgtgtagTCTTTTcacccattgaaacccattgtaagACACAGCTATTGAACAACAAAAATGGCCACCTCCACCTGCCGCATTACAGTCAGAGCCGCTGACAGATTTTTGCCCGGAAAAAAGGCATCttagaactagagatgcaccggatcctgatttttaggatcctgccggataccagatccactgcttaagatcttgccggatccggaacaggataccggatcctatgaaagggttgaaacacatactaATTGTTTTTGTATagtcaaactattttttagactcattggcttactgacaaactgcctgcaacggccgcttccaaagggctttcactccatgcagagattgaggttgtgaaagactgactgaaaagcctaggctacataaaaactGGAGATGCAACAGATCCTGCTTTTTAGTTAACTgctggataccagatccactgtttaagatcctgccggacccggatcctgtgaaaagccctaacatcctgccggatccggaaccggatcttggatccggtgcatctctaattaaaacCCAGGCCCAGGACAGACCCCGTCATCCCCCCCAGACTACTACAGTGGCTACTGCGAGTGGTGTAGTTCTGTAGAATATACTGTAGAAGGGAACACTGACGTTCCCAccagtaggctatatacagtcTTTTAGAAAAACAAAATAGTATCAAATCTTTCtaacatttcaaaatgtgtgcgcaagtgtccttggcattacaatgtttgatCTACCACAATTTTTTTCACAAGTCCTTTATAAAAATAACATCTAGGTGTTGATCACAGTCCATGATGTAGTACAGTGTCATTATAACAGAGGTATGGTAAAGATGATGCAAGACCACACTTTTCCAAGATGCACGTGGTGTCAGGTTAACAGCCCCTCTACTGCACAGACAGCAGGCAGGGCAGGTGGAAGCATATTGACTTTGGAAGAGCAAGCGGCAGAAGCGTCAAAAGCTGCAAACGCATTCCTAgcgccgagggcgtcaaaagcttGGCGGCCGGCAGCCAAAAGATAGCTCTCCCTGATCGCattgtttgtttcaaatgtttGCTGCCTGCGTTGATCGcccctgatctgtgctttccaggcgggaCTGGTgcctctgctgtctgtctgtagatggcagtagctcaGGGGTAGTTTTGGCAAAAGACGCGCTCAagttcttggaaaaacgaaagtctttggatgtgcgataaaatgtatcaacttaaggaagaaaaatccgcactcacaaaactgcgtctcattatttatttatattaccaccatgtccaaaaagcaaacgcgtttcggctatcggCTATggtacgcactgatgaaggcttgatagccgaaacgcgtttgctttttggacatggtggtaatataaataaataatgagacacagtttgtgagtgcggatttttcttccttaagtggCTCAGGGGtaccaacctttctgggtctgagggcaaccaagggctacccgagggctactgagggctacttttgttcaaaatcctgaTGTCTTGGCATCTGTCTGAtgtcaaatcacactattattgaatgataatttgcttatatgaaaaaaatctggtagtcgtcactatTAACATCCTTGATGGGCacttcagaagctcctggagggctacctggcgcccgcgggcaccacgttggtgacacctgtttGAGTAGCTTATGCAATAAAACTGTCTGGCAAACAGGGCTGGATTATCCATACGGGCCAGCGCCACAGTGCCCAGggaccatttttgaccagtgaggaagcaccacaagacacaaccttaacaaatgttgtttataaagggggcaccagtgaggtatagtgccagggggcaccacattggcttaacaCGGTCCTGCTGACAAGTAAATTCTATTACAAGAgtattttttaataataaaagTAGGATCTAGGTGTTGATCACAGTCCACGATGTAATAGTGTCCTTATAATGTTTGAACTACAAATGGGGAACAGTAGGCTTAGGAAACGGCTCAATCTGGGGAAGAATTCATCATCgtcttttgtttaaaaaaaaaaaaaaaaaccaaggtaTGCATCAATCCTTACAATGTTTGAACTACAACAGAGAAACAGTAGGCTCCGATGTCTGGCGCCTCAAATGGGCAGTTGGTGAATGGCGACGAAGTTTAAATGACCAGAGCGAAGAGTAGTGAAGGGAAGAGTAGTGAAGGGAAGAGTGTTCGGCATCAAgatttggcaaaggacgcgctcaacttcttggaaaaaacttaAGTCTTTGGGTACGCGATAAAAtgcatcaacttaaggaagaaaaatccgttctcaaactgcgtctcattatttatttatatttcggccgaaacgcgtttgctttttgaacATGGTggtcatataaataaataatgagacgcagtttgtgagtgcagatttttcttctttaagagTGTTCGGCAGCCACAATGGCTAAAAGTAGGACTTGTGGATTCTCCTGCACCAACCAGTAAATTTCTTTATGAAGGTTTTTTCTTTTAATATACCGTAAGTAGTGTCTAGGTAATGATTACAGTCCATGATGCAATGGCCTCTGCAGGTAGTCTGGCGTGTAGTCTTTCctcccattgaaatccattataaAAGACCActtttgaactacaaaaatggcctcttcaggtagcctagcgtgtagtctttcctcccattgaaatccattaCAAAACACTGCTATTGGGACTATAAAAAATGTAGTCTTCTCTCCCATTGTAAGCCATCATAAACTgtgactattgaactacaaaaaaatgGCGTTACAATGTTTGGACGACCACAGGGAACAGTAGGCTGAGATGCTCGGCGCCCCGTATGGGCAACTTGTGTGTGGTGTAGTAGTGGATGACTTGGGGTATAGATGGGAACGGAGGAGAGTTCTCCCCGAGCACGTAGCGCACGCCGTCGCGACCACCCTCACGAGAGAACTTCATGTGCAGGAAACCATGGCAACTcctggatatggagagagagggggggggggaggtgtaaGAATATCAAGTCACTTTTCTTTGTATTGCACATTTCAACAACTACACATGGCGGAGTTTGAATTCGAGTAGcaattgtagtcttttctcccattgaaacccaataTTGAATACAGCTatggaactacaaaaatggccattACCTGATAGAGAGGGAGTAGTCCATGCGACTGGACTGGCTGTTCCTGACGAGGTAGCTGCATTCTTTGCACAGCGTAAGTAACGACTCTGCGTCCGATCGCGTTAGCGTGCCGTGATACCAcctggaagacacacacaaacacaagcacgttTATAGTATTTTATCACGCCGAATACCATTAAAAAACATGGCAATCGAacaacaaaaatggcctcttcaggtagcttAGCATGTAGTCCTTTATTCCATTGGAACCCATTACAAGATgcagctattgaactacaaaatggCCCAAAATAGCTGCCTGCCAACAACCTCTTCAGGTAGCCATTTGTAGTTTTTCCTCCTATTAAAtcccattataagacgtggctattggaCTTCAAAAATGGCCGCCAAAACTCACACTTGCTGCTCCAGGGGCAGAAAGGGGTCCACCCGCTCTCCAAGCAGCTGGGGAGAGTGCGCTTGCGTCCGATTGGCTCCCGGTCCCGAGGACTGGCTTCTATTGGTCGTTGCCGTGTTGGGACCGGAGGAGGGGGGGCTGGTGCGTGGGGGCTGGGCCCGCCTCTCGGATCGGGAGCGGGAGTGAGCCGAGTCGTCCCGGGTCAGAGCCGGGCCTGGACCACATCCGGTGCTTTCAAACTGGACAGCTGTCGGGGGAGGGGGAACAATTCAATTAAATTTCAATttattcagggttcccacacctttttcatgaacaaattcaagcacttttcaagcacctttaaataggttgcgggaagggggtgtgggggtcctcccccagaaaaaaaacgtgtttttaagatgcaatttcctgcattctaatcaattttagggtgtcgaatggcaaatcccatctgacatctcacttcctcagatttttgatgtacctgaacaatttatttctattatttggcttactgattttgacttgacacaaatttcaagcattttcaagcacttcaccaaaaattcaagcattttcacaaccttgaaaacacttaatttaaATTCATGCAAATTATTCAATGcaaattcattaatcattatttGATGGCCAtatcgatcgacttatgattaattgataagcgccgttttccccccgaaatctcaatgtttctcgaaaaaaaaaactactagatctaatttttttttattaaaaattgagataaaataccacatttaaattcattctatttcaattctttaatccaaaaggtgatttaaatattcccactattcacacccctcttcacacacactcttcaaatgcccatttcacctgggtctcttgtcagttgaattgtcgattaattgcgattaatgtttttaaatcgattaacgcattgatcgattaaagtcgattaatcgattaatcgtttgcatccctagggGCGGGGGaacacttcaattcaattcaatttcaatctATTATAGTCTGGTGTCACCATAGCATGGTCTCAGAGGAACACTAAACTAATTCCTGACTAGTAGTACATAAAATATGAATTAAAAGATAATGGTAACCATATGGGCAAATGAAGCTTTGTTTAAGCTCTGAACCATTTCAGCACATTActtcaaaaattgggttagtacttgaagcttcagtaacagggccctctcctggtgaaaagccatgctTGCAATTAAACaggctcaattcgataagatgagatgttgtgccctcatcatctgcgacattacccccaatattggactgagctcatagcacactaacttccagacatttgacattttgggctactgatgaggcagttgaggtagacgacattacacaggctacgatgccacatttatttatttattcatttattactaggctattttttgggcgatcagCATAAAGCGTTGTTGAACATtaatgtgttgtgttcataacttatgatgatgttgtctacttgtctatcaagtgggacttataggcctaatgagagtcaataaaatatctattctctccactgcaacctggcagactgctgtgcaacaggccaaacacatttgcgcgcgcctgctggttcgtgtggcagcgcgaaacactgcagctgctttcggaaaactgaaccagtttactgtttcatacgtaatatatcacgtggtttttccgtactgaagcaaacttcggaacagtggtttaatggttttcgcagttgatggtttgaaacacgttccggcgcgcttgtgccagactgccatcagTACCTGCTGGTGCTTTGGAGATGTTCTCCTGTATCCACTCCCAGCACTGATCGTACTGctggtccatccatccatccatccatccatccatcgttaCCTGCTAGTGCTTTAGAGATGTTCTCCTGTTTCTATGGTTACCTGCTAGTGCTTTAGAGATGTTCTCCCGTTTCCATGGTTACCGGCTAGTGCTTTAGAGATGTTCTCCTGTTTCCATGGTTACCTGCTAGTGCTTTGGAGATGTTCTCCTGTTTCCACTCCCAGGGCTGGTCGTACTCCTCCGCTGGCCTCTCGTCGTCCTGTGGGAGGCGGCTCCTCTCTGCCTCAAACTCCGCCCCTCCGTTGCTCTCCTCATGATCATACCTTACAAACAAGGtattgagtgcgttacaatatgcaaccttgctccctccacttgtgcttgtggcctcgtcccgcctcctggcctctcctccgtggagaaaaccataaagtttcccagctgtcagcctagccacaacaacttttgagggactgtttttcattcaccatcccaattgcaaatgagaaaaagactttacaattgagcctttgcaagatattgaaatacaatgctgttgtcagtgatgtcatcatgacatattacttcctggtacgaggaatcttttccaaaatgctatatccactatttttgtctttttgcattttaatattggaattgactgttaagaggtcctatcatctattcatctatgtgtgaattcttgtcattcaaatgttttcagaacatacttaaaaacctctataaaaatgcattttacaatgtatttcaatggaatgcccaatacaaaaatatcaatttcccaacattctatgaaacggatatctcattttggaaaagagctcttcatatgtagatTAGGGCTGCAAATTATCCAgtaattcattaattgttagttgattgaccttatcgatcgacttatacTCATGTTGACAGACCAGTATTACGCTGGTTATCAATAAATTATACGTGTATGACAaattattcaagattcaagattcaagatttttttatttgtcacgtgcttccttgtgcaagcacaattggcagtgaaatggggattgcaactgctcagtgctgtg from Engraulis encrasicolus isolate BLACKSEA-1 unplaced genomic scaffold, IST_EnEncr_1.0 scaffold_123_np1212, whole genome shotgun sequence includes these protein-coding regions:
- the LOC134442194 gene encoding SH2 domain-containing adapter protein F-like yields the protein EFGRCCAPPPLVTTTDLGTIIAFQEQPSSPVVPSAPSALDDSEDYSDPFDAQQPPAPHHHHHHNHHPPAFSPDAAHPHPHPHRPGPGQHTAHFRTTAFSPLPAAGDIQSGSYMEPFEAQRVMNELQLGHLLYDSPYDDEEDHPHPHLTANQIAQQPPPSNQNAYHMRGRSQQRRGLGPRYDWYDHEESNGGAEFEAERSRLPQDDERPAEEYDQPWEWKQENISKALAAVQFESTGCGPGPALTRDDSAHSRSRSERRAQPPRTSPPSSGPNTATTNRSQSSGPGANRTQAHSPQLLGERVDPFLPLEQQVWYHGTLTRSDAESLLTLCKECSYLVRNSQSSRMDYSLSIRSCHGFLHMKFSREGGRDGVRYVLGENSPPFPSIPQVIHYYTTHKLPIRGAEHLSLLFPVVVQTL